Proteins from one Natrinema versiforme genomic window:
- a CDS encoding succinylglutamate desuccinylase/aspartoacylase family protein, translating to MESDISEPKPFRYDAEVDPGEKRQIRYEVGESYLGDPVEIPVTIINGAHGGPTVFLTAAIHGDELNGVKVLQEVADRYRPGELHGTIVCLHVVNVPAYHAQQRYIPIYDQDLNRAFPGRERSNTAERMAHQIYSRFISNCDLGIDFHTSTRNRTTMYHVRADLDNEDVEPLARSFGANVILYGAGESNSLRSVATSNGIPTITVEMGRAHRFQPTLIEKAIDGVESVLAQYGVLRDVPVQWPGWYKVTAADSEKRWLRADTGGLVDMEWGPYPLVHEGETICTITDHFKTEEHIVTAPFTGLIVGALENPIALPGHPLCHLVRLDTETRDEIEREIRRGEFDGYRKYNGDFSADA from the coding sequence ATGGAATCCGACATTTCTGAACCGAAACCCTTCAGATACGACGCAGAGGTCGATCCTGGTGAGAAACGCCAGATCCGGTATGAAGTGGGCGAGAGTTATCTCGGTGATCCGGTCGAGATCCCGGTTACGATAATCAATGGTGCCCATGGGGGACCGACAGTGTTTCTGACTGCGGCCATTCACGGTGACGAACTCAACGGGGTCAAGGTTCTCCAGGAAGTCGCGGACCGGTATCGGCCCGGAGAACTCCACGGAACCATTGTGTGCCTCCATGTTGTGAACGTGCCGGCCTATCACGCTCAGCAGCGATACATTCCGATCTACGATCAGGACCTCAACCGGGCGTTCCCTGGTCGAGAACGGAGCAATACCGCCGAACGGATGGCCCACCAGATTTACAGCCGGTTTATTAGTAACTGCGATTTGGGGATCGATTTCCACACGTCGACGCGTAACCGAACCACGATGTATCACGTTCGGGCAGACCTCGACAACGAAGACGTCGAGCCGCTTGCTCGTTCCTTTGGAGCGAACGTAATCCTGTATGGGGCAGGCGAATCGAACTCACTGCGATCGGTCGCAACGTCGAATGGCATTCCGACAATCACGGTGGAGATGGGCCGAGCTCACCGGTTCCAACCGACGTTGATAGAGAAGGCGATAGACGGCGTCGAGAGCGTCTTAGCACAGTACGGTGTTCTCCGGGATGTCCCGGTCCAATGGCCCGGCTGGTACAAGGTTACGGCGGCCGATAGCGAAAAGCGATGGCTGCGAGCCGACACGGGCGGACTCGTTGATATGGAGTGGGGCCCGTATCCGCTTGTTCACGAGGGTGAAACGATCTGTACAATTACGGATCACTTCAAAACCGAGGAGCACATCGTAACCGCTCCGTTCACGGGACTGATCGTCGGAGCACTCGAAAACCCGATTGCACTACCGGGACATCCGCTCTGTCATCTCGTCCGACTGGATACGGAGACGCGTGATGAAATCGAGCGTGAGATTCGCCGTGGCGAATTCGATGGGTATCGGAAGTACAACGGTGATTTCAGCGCAGATGCCTGA